A segment of the Streptomyces sp. Tu 2975 genome:
CCCGAGTCCTGCGAGGCCTGCCAGTAATGAGCTCCACCACCAAGAACCTTCTCGACCCGGGCTTCGAACTCACTCTCCGGCCCATGCGCTACCCGGACTTCTACGAGCGCTACCGGGACGCCATCAAGAACACCTGGACGGTGGAGGAGGTCGACCTGCACTCGGACGTGGCCGACCTGGCCAAGCTCTCCCCGGGTGAGCAGCACATGATCGGCCGGCTGGTCGCGTTCTTCGCGACGGGTGACTCGATCGTGGCGAACAACCTCGTGCTGACGCTCTACAAGCACATCAACTCCCCCGAGGCTCGGCTGTATCTGTCGCGGCAGCTGTTCGAGGAGGCCGTCCACGTCCAGTTCTATCTGACGCTGCTCGACACCTATCTCCCCGACCCCGAGGACCGGGCGGCGGCCTTCGCGGCGGTCGAGAACATCCCGTCCATCAAGGAGAAGGCCTCGTTCTGCTTCAAGTGGATGGACTCGGTCGAGAGCGTCGACCGTCTCGAGTCCCGGGCGGACCGCCGCCGCTTCCTGCTCAACCTGATCTGCTTCGCGGCGTGCATCGAGGGCCTGTTGTTCTACGGCGCCTTCGCGTACGTCTACTGGTTCCGCTCCCGCGGTCTGCTGCACGGACTGGCCACCGGCACCAACTGGGTGTTCCGGGACGAGACGATGCACATGAACTTCGCCTTCGAGGTCGTGGACACCGTCCGCAAGGAGGAGCCGGACCTCTTCGACGACGAACTGCGGCAACAGGTCACCGACATGCTGAAGGAAGCGGTCGAGGCGGAGCTCCAGTTCGGCCGTGACCTGTGCGGTGAGGGACTGCCGGGCATGAACACCGAGTCGATGCGCGAGTACCTCCAGTGCGTCGCCGACCAGCGGCTCACCCGCCTCGGCTTCGCCCCGGTGTACGGCTCGCAGAACCCGTTCTCCTTCATGGAGTTGCAGGGGGTCCAGGAGCTGACCAACTTCTTCGAGCGCCGCCCGTCCGCCTACCAGGTGGCGGTCGAGGGGTCGGTCGCGTTCGACGACGACTTCTGACCGTCCGAGCGCCGCTCGGGAAGGCAGCGGCCCGCGTCTCTCACGGGGGGATGCGCGGGCCGCTTCGTTCTCCGGTGCCTCAGATGCCGCAGCTCGGTGCGGACCAGAAGCGGCTGCCGCGGTGATCGAGGTGCGTGTGGTCGTTGTGGCCGGGATAGCCCGGGCCGAGGATCCCGTTGAAGCCGTGGTTACGGGCCTGCTGGGCCAGCTTGCACAGCGAGTGCGGTCCGGCGCCCAGGTCGGCCGCGTCGCCGTAGAGGTGGCGGCTGCCGGATGCGCCGCCGACCGCGCTGTTGCAGGAGTACGACCGGAAGCCGCTGGTCACGGTGATGGGGCGGTCCCCCAGGGCGTGTCGCAGGGCCTCCAGCTTCCACATCGTCCGCAGCGCGTTGGCCTTGGCGGTCGCCGCGCTCACCGCGCCACCGGACCAGGTGGAGTTGCAGCGGTTGAGTTCGGCGTAGCTGAAGTGGACCGGTGTGCAGTCGCCGTCCTGGAGGGCGTAGATCTTGCTGAAGGTGGCGGGGCCGGCGACGCCGTCGGCGGCGAGGCCGTAGGCGGACTGGAAGCGCTTGACGGCGGCGGTGGTGGCCGGCCCGTAGGAGCCGTCGACGGCGAGCACGGCGCCGTAGCCCGGGTAGCCGGACATGCGGATCTGGAGCTGGCTGACGTCGGAGCCGGAAGCCCCCTGGGAGAGGGTGCGTGACCAGGTGTAGCAGTCGTCGGCCTGGGCGCTTCCGGCGGTCGCGACGACCCCTCCCAGACCGGCCACCATGAGCATGACAATCGACAGCAGCACTCGTGCGGTACGTCTGAACATCGAGCCTCCATACCGGGTGGGGACGGTGCAACCGCAGAGACTGACGGGCCGTTCCACGCGCGTCAACCACGCCTGAGCAGGCGTCATTTGTCCGCCCAATGACGCCCGCGCGAACAGCGACGGCCCCGCTCGCGGCGAGTGGGGCCGGCGGGCGTGCGGCGGGGTTCAGTCGTTGGGGACGACCTCGTAACGCGGGGTGCCCTCCGCCATCTGCCGCAGCGCGTCCTTGCGCTCACGCTTGGAGAGACGGTCGATGTACAGGTATCCGTACAGGTGATCGGTCTCGTGCTGCAGGCAGCGGGCGAAGTAGCCGGTGCCCCGCACCTTGATCGGGTCGCCCTGCGCGTCCTGGCCGCGGACCACCGCGTAGTCGGGACGGGCCAGCGAGGCGTACGCCGTCGGTACGGAGAGGCAGCCCTCGTTGGAGTCGTCGAGGACGCGCTCCTCCGGCGGCAGCTCCTCCAGGACCGGGTTGCACACCACACCGGTGTGCCGTACGCCCTCGTCGTCGGGGCAGTCGTAGACGAACACCTTCAGGTCGACACCGATCTGGTTGGCGGCCAGCCCCACGCCCTCAGCCGTCTTCTGGCTGGCGAACATGTCGTCGATGAGGGCGGCGAGCTTGTCGTCGAACTCGGTGACGTCCTTGCACTCCTTGTGGAGCACGGGATTCCCGACGACCGTGATCGGGCGCGAGGTGCCGCGCTCGCGGTACGCCAGCTCACGCTCCTCGCAGTTCTCCGTGTCCACGAGGAAACCCTCCTCGTCGACCCGCTGGTCCGTCCCCTGCTGCGACTGCTGCGACGCCATGTCAGCCTCTGCGCCCTTCTCAGTACCCGACCATGGCCCGATGCCCGGTCACTCACGTGTCCGTACAGCCTACGGGCAGTCGTCAGCAGACTTCCTCGAGATCCCGCCACTCCCGGGAGTCCGGGCTGTCGGCGACCCAGCCGTCGAGCAGGCCCCGTACCAGTCCGGCGGGCGCCGCTATGCCGCACTCGCGCTCCGGCGACCAGAGATCGCCACCCGTGCGGTGCCCCAGCGGTCCCGGGTGGCCCGGCTCGCTGTGGTCGTGCGGATCGAGGTGCTCCCCCTCGCCCTCCGCGCTCGGCATGCTTCCCTCGGAACAGGCCCGGCACAGCAGCCGCACCGACGAGGACCAGTCCTCCGCGGCGAAGCCGGCGTCCGCCGCCAGGCGCTCCAGGGCGTCCCGGTCGGTTTCCGTCGCCGCCTCCAGAAGGACCACCCAGGTCGGGACGGGAGAGGGCGCCCAGAGCTCGATCTCGTCGAAGACCGGGAAGGACGGCCCTGCGGTCGTGGTGCGCTCGCCGTTCGGGACGCCGTCGTGCAGCACGACCTCTCCCCAGCGCCGCCCGGACGACGGCAGCGGGATGGAGAGCACCTCTATCCGTGCCGGGTCGAGCCTGCGGCCCCACACCACCTCGGCCTCGCCCTCCGGCGAGAGCCGCACCGCGGCGCTGCCCAGGTCCATGCCGACGGGCTCGCCGTTCGCCGCGGCCGCCCCGGGGACCTTCAGGCCGTACGCCTGCCAGGCGCGGCGGGCCAGCGGCCAGTCCTGGAGGGCGGTGGCGGCGATGCCGACGTTCCACCAGTCCGGGGCGCCCGTCTCCTTGTCCAGCAGCGCGACCGCCCGCAGCCCCGCGGCGCGGGCCTGCTCCCAGTCGTGCCGGAACTTGTGCAGCAGCGCCAGATTGAACCAGGACTCCGAGAGCCACGGTTCAAGATCCGCCGCCCGCGTCAGCAGCGCGCCCGCGTCCTCGTACCGGCCGTCGCCGATCAGCGTGAACGCGCGGTCCGTGGCCTGCCGCCAAGAGGCGGAGGGCCGATGCCGTACCTTCCCGAAGATCCTCACGATTCCCGCCTGCCGGTCGCTCGGGGCACTGCCCGGACGCATGACTGTCTGCCTGCTTCTGTGCCTTCTTTC
Coding sequences within it:
- the def gene encoding peptide deformylase, whose protein sequence is MASQQSQQGTDQRVDEEGFLVDTENCEERELAYRERGTSRPITVVGNPVLHKECKDVTEFDDKLAALIDDMFASQKTAEGVGLAANQIGVDLKVFVYDCPDDEGVRHTGVVCNPVLEELPPEERVLDDSNEGCLSVPTAYASLARPDYAVVRGQDAQGDPIKVRGTGYFARCLQHETDHLYGYLYIDRLSKRERKDALRQMAEGTPRYEVVPND
- a CDS encoding D-Ala-D-Ala carboxypeptidase family metallohydrolase: MFRRTARVLLSIVMLMVAGLGGVVATAGSAQADDCYTWSRTLSQGASGSDVSQLQIRMSGYPGYGAVLAVDGSYGPATTAAVKRFQSAYGLAADGVAGPATFSKIYALQDGDCTPVHFSYAELNRCNSTWSGGAVSAATAKANALRTMWKLEALRHALGDRPITVTSGFRSYSCNSAVGGASGSRHLYGDAADLGAGPHSLCKLAQQARNHGFNGILGPGYPGHNDHTHLDHRGSRFWSAPSCGI
- a CDS encoding ribonucleotide-diphosphate reductase subunit beta produces the protein MSSTTKNLLDPGFELTLRPMRYPDFYERYRDAIKNTWTVEEVDLHSDVADLAKLSPGEQHMIGRLVAFFATGDSIVANNLVLTLYKHINSPEARLYLSRQLFEEAVHVQFYLTLLDTYLPDPEDRAAAFAAVENIPSIKEKASFCFKWMDSVESVDRLESRADRRRFLLNLICFAACIEGLLFYGAFAYVYWFRSRGLLHGLATGTNWVFRDETMHMNFAFEVVDTVRKEEPDLFDDELRQQVTDMLKEAVEAELQFGRDLCGEGLPGMNTESMREYLQCVADQRLTRLGFAPVYGSQNPFSFMELQGVQELTNFFERRPSAYQVAVEGSVAFDDDF